CCTGATCGAACGGGACCCTGCGATGTCGGCCAAGATCGTTCGCGTCGCGAACTCGGCGTATTACGGCCACTCGAACATCGGTTCCATCGGGCGCGCCGTCACGGTCCTTGGAATGAACATCGTGCGCTCGCTGGTGACGACCATTGTTTACCAGCAGGTCGTCAAGGATTACGATGGGTTCAGCAAGGGGTTTGCCTACGGTCTTTGGCGGCACAGCCTCGCCACAGGCATCGTCGCTCGCATCCTCGCCAAGATCAAGATGCCGCTCAAGGCGGAGAACCTCTATGCGGCGTCGCTTATCCACAACGTCGGGCTCCTTTCGATGGGCAGGTTTTGCTCCGACCAGCTTGTGACGGTCATCGCTGAGGCCAGAAAGGGCGAGCGAAGCATCCTGGAAGTCGAGCGCGAGCAACTCGGGTTCGATCATACGGAGGTCGGCGAATTGATCGGGCAAAAGTGGGGCCTGCCGGAGTTCATGATCACAGCTCTTCGGTATCACCATAGCCCTCTCGAGGCCCCGGCGAATCAGGAAACGGCGACGATTGTGGCGGTTTCTCAACTCGCGGCGCAACGCGCGGGCTACACGTTCGAATTCGTCGCTAACCCGGAGCCGATCCCGACCGAGTGGCTCGAAGCGATCGAACTCTCCGAGGATCAGATCCCCGCCGTCGAGTCCGTGCTGCACTCCGAGATGGAGAAGGTGCAACAGCTCTTCAACGTCCCCGCGGCCGCCTAGTGATCGGTGGCTTCCGCAGCCTTGCGCTGCTCGAACTCCTTGATAAGAGTCTGCTGCTCAGGGAACGGCAATTCGTCGTAGTGGGAGAACCGTTGGACGAACCGTCCTCGACCCTTGGTGATCGACCTCAGATCGAGAGCATATCGGGTCATCGTCGCGACCGGCACTTGGGCGCGGACGCGGGTTTTACCAGGGGCGACTGGGTCCATCCCCGCAAGCCTCCCCCGCCTTCCATTTAGGTCGCCAACGACGTCTCCGACGCAATCATCCGGCACATCGACTTCGACGTTTACAATGGGTTCAAGGATGGTCGGGTCTGCTTTTTCCGCGGCAGCCCGAAAAGCCAGCGCGCCTGCGATCTTGAAGGCCATTTCGCTGGAGTCGACTTCGTGGTAGGAGCCGTCGTAAACCGTGGCTCGGACGTCGACGACCTGGAATCCGGCCCGCAGTCCCCCTTCCAATGCCTCGCGAACGCCCTTTTCGACGGCGGGAATGTAGTTCTTAGGAATGGAGCCGCCCACGACTTTGTTATCAAATTGGAACCCCGACCCTCGTTCGAGCGGCTCGAGCTCCAGCCAGCAATCTCCGAACTGGCCTCGCCCTCCGGTCTGCCTCTTGTGGCGTCCTTGAGCCTTTGCCGAACCTTTGACCGTTTCCTTGAACGGGACCTTCGCTTCGGCGGTTTCGACCGTGACGCCGAACCTCGATTTGAGCTTCTCGATGGCGGCGTCGAGGTGGATATCGCCCATTCCTTCGAGGATCTCCTGGTGAATGGTCGCGTCTCGCACGTATCGTAGAGTCGGGTCCTCTTCGAGCAGCTTGGTGAGGGCGGGCCCGAGCTTGTCTTCATCCGACTTGGTCGCGGGTCGAATGGCGATTCGATAGATCGGCTCAGGGAATTCGATCGCCGGAATCATTACCTTGTCTTTGGCGGTGGTCAGGGTATCTCCCGTATGGGTGTCCTGCAACTTCGCGAGCGCGCAAATGTCCCCCGCGCCGACTTCGGTGGCCGCCTCTTGGCCCTTGCCGTGAGGGAAGTAAATGTTGTGGAGTCGTTCCTCTTGCTCGCGGTTGATGTTGAGCACGTGCGCGTCCGCTTTCAACGTGCCGCTGTAGACTCTGACGTAGTTGATTTTGCCGACATAAGGGTCGGCCGTTGACTTGAACACGAATGCGGCCAACGGTCCCGCAGGTTCTGCCTTGAGCGTGAGTTCACCGAGGGTTTTCGGCTGTTCGCAGGGAGAAGGCAGTTCGCCGACGATGCGGTCCAATAGGGTAGCGACGCCGATGCCGCTATGCGCCGAACCCAGTAGGATCGGAACGACTCGGCCCGACTCCGTGCCGACCATCAGTCCGTGCTCAATCTCTTCGTCGGTGAGCGCGCCCCCATCGAGATACTTCATCATCAGATCGTCGTCGCCTTCGGCGGCCGACTCCATCATCTGGACGCGCAGATCCTCCGCTTCTGAGACATGACCGGAAGGAACGTCCTCGATTTGCTCGCCCCTATCCTTGCCCTTGTACACCTTCATGCTAAGAAGGTCCAGCACGCCGCTGAATGCCGCTTGGTGACCGATCGGGAGTTGGACTTGCACGACCTTGGTGCCGTACAGCCCCTTGAGCGTGCGCATCAAGCCGTCAAAATCAGAGTTGTCGCGTTCGAGCTTGTTGACAAACACGCATTTCGAGAGCCCGTGCTGTTCGGCGACTTCCCAAGCGAGTTCGAATCCGACGTCGAGGTCGGCTTTCGCCTCACAAACGATGATCATCGCCTCGACCACTCTCGCTATCGCGTGGAGATCGCCGATGAAATCGGGATAACCGGGTACGTCGATGAGGTTGATCTTGTGTCCGTTCCATTCCAGCGGATTGACGCTCGCGCTGATGCTGATCTTGCGCCTGATTTCGAGCGGGTCGAAGTCGCTTTGGGTGTTGCCCGCATCGACCGATCCTACGCGATCGACCGCGCCGGCGGTGAACAGCATGTGCTCGACCAGCATCGTCTTGCCGGACCCACCATGACCCACGATAGCGACGTTGCGAATCTTGTCAGGGGAATAGGACTTCACTGAGGGTATCTCCAGATATCAGATTTGCGCCAAGCGCCGCTGTGCGGAGGCTTGATAAAGCGGTCGCCGACCGATTTCGGCCAGCGCAGTTTCAAGAATAGCACGTCCGAAGCGGAGTTCGCACAGGTTCAACGAACGGCGACCCAATACGCTTGGTCGATGCGAACGGACCAAGTTCCTGCGGTTTCGAACGCGTCCGGCGCCCAAGAGAGCCGCGCGATCATTCTTCGTGTCGCAGGGTCGATGAATCGGTTGGGGTTGTTCGTGACGACGACCTCCACAACGGAATCTGCGGTCGTCGCCGCTTGAACATGAACCCGCTCAAAGCGCCACTCGGAATAGTTCCAGAACTGAATCTCCTGGCCCAAACCGAGGCCCGTAGCTGACGCTTCGAGGCGGAATCTCAGCTCAGATACGCTTGGGTACGGGCAGCGTGCGAGGAGTCCGAGATCGACGGGGAATCGCACGTCGGCGCTCTCTAGGTCCGCCTGCACGACGACTCGCTTGTCATCGCTGAGATACAGCCACGGCAGGCCGCCCTGTTTGAGGATTCCAAAGTAGACGCTCAAGATGTCCGGCGAGATCGGGTCGACGGCCGGAGCGATCGTGGCCACGTAGATGCCTCTGCCGTGGGTCACTGCCAAGAGCCTCGACGAGTCCACGAAATGCAGTTCGTCGATTGGCACGGTCGCCGGCCCCTGCTGCAACGTGCTCCAGTTCTCGCCGAAGTCGACCGAGGTGAACAACCCAATGTCGGTTCCCGCGTAGAGCCAGCCGGGTTCCGTTGGGTGGGCGGCGAGCGCGCTCACTGGCGCTTCGGGCAGTCGTACCAGACCGGAGCCAGAAGCGGACTGCCAAGTTGCACCGTCGTCGAGGCTCTGCCAAACGTTGTCCGACTCCCAACCCATGAAAGCGACGAACACCCGATTGGGATCGTTCGGGTCGAGGCAAATCCTAGAGACCCATCGCTCCGGCATCGGCCCGCCGGCATCGTCGACCCGTTGCCACGAAGGGCTCGTCGCCGTGGCGTTGGCCGACTTCCAGACTTGGCCGTTGTTGTAGCCGACATAAACCCGGTTCGAGTTCGAGGGGTCGATCACGACGGTCGAGATGTTGTAAGGGTTGCTGCCCAGAAAGTGCGAGTTTGGCGGTTCAGGCCGAAGAGGTTCGATGGTCGGCTTGATGATCTCCCAACTCACCGCGGACGTCGTCGAAGCCTTCGCGTTATTGGTTCTCCAAAGCCTTCGGCACCCGACGAGGATTCGGTTCGGATTGTTCGGGTCCACGACGAAGTGCGTAATGAAGTTCGTGGCGCTGGTTCCTGCGTCGGTGATGGGATTGGACGAGTTATAGATGTAGCTTGCCGATGAACCCCCGTTCGTACTTCGGAAGATGGCTCCCCACTGAATCTCGCCGTAAAAATAGTTGGAGTTGGTCGGGTCGTAGGCGGTGTGGCCCCCATCGCCTCCAAAGGTGTTGGTCCAACCTTGCGGATTGCCGTTGAACCTTTTGGTGCCGTTGTCTTGAGTTCCGCCTACGATCACGCCCGTCGTCGGGTTCATGACCGCGCCGTAAAACTGCGTGATTCCAAGATTGTTGTTGAGCGCCGTCGCCGAAGAGCCGTTCGAGTCCGTCGTTCGATAGACGCCGCCATCCGTCGCAAAGTACACGGTTCGGTTGGTAGAGCCATTGAACCCGGGGTGGTGGACGATCCCGTGCATGTCGGCATGGACGCTGGTGAACGTTCGATTGAGGGTCACCCCCGCATCCGTGCTGCGATACAAGTACACCCCGCCGACGATGAGCGTATTGGGGTTCGTGGGATCGACCCAGAGCGTATTGTTGTAGGCCGAGTACGTGGAAATCCCGCTTCCAGAGGTTCGTCGCGTGAACGACTGTCCCCCGTTCGTCGAGCGGTAAATGAGGATCCGATCGTTCTCGCTCACTGCGGCGAAGACCGTGCTCGGGTTCGAAATCGAATAGCAGAGCTCCGTCCTGTGGCCGCTGATGCCCGACGCGAGAGTCCACGTTTGGCCTCCGTTCGTCGAATAGGCCGCTCCGTCGTCATGAAGCCCGGCCATAGCCTTGGTGCCGTCGGTCGGGTGAAACTTCACGTCGTAGGCGAATCCCGTGTACACCTTCGTCCAATTGGCCCCGCGGTTCGTCGAGCGAAACACCCCAGTTCCCGTGGCTATCAGTAGCACGTCAGGATTCTCTGGTGAGATCGCGATTCGATTGATAAACTCGAAGTCGGTTCCACTCGTGCTCGGCAAATGCTCCCAGTTTTGCCCGCCGTCGGTCGAGCGGTACATGCCAAGCCCGGTCAAGAACGCGGTGTTCGTTGTTCCCGCAGGCCATTCGGCAAAGCCCTCGCCAGTTCCGATGTAGAGCGTGTCTGGTTCGGAAGGGTGCATGGCCATGCAGCCGATGTTGATCGCGGGTAGGAAATCCTCCATCGGGAGCCACGAGGCTCCGCCGTCGAGGGTCTTCCAGACGCCCCCAGTTACCGCCCCGGTCCACATGATGCTCGGGTTGGTCGGATGGATCAGGATCGGGCGCACCCTTCCTCCCACGTTGCCTGGACCCAGCCAGGTCCAACTCGCCGGAAACACGCCCGCATGAAGG
The genomic region above belongs to Candidatus Nitrosymbiomonas proteolyticus and contains:
- a CDS encoding signal transduction protein, which gives rise to MALDDVAVKIARSENLSILPEVGRQVIRLIDDPDASVAKLESLIERDPAMSAKIVRVANSAYYGHSNIGSIGRAVTVLGMNIVRSLVTTIVYQQVVKDYDGFSKGFAYGLWRHSLATGIVARILAKIKMPLKAENLYAASLIHNVGLLSMGRFCSDQLVTVIAEARKGERSILEVEREQLGFDHTEVGELIGQKWGLPEFMITALRYHHSPLEAPANQETATIVAVSQLAAQRAGYTFEFVANPEPIPTEWLEAIELSEDQIPAVESVLHSEMEKVQQLFNVPAAA
- a CDS encoding elongation factor G, with amino-acid sequence MKSYSPDKIRNVAIVGHGGSGKTMLVEHMLFTAGAVDRVGSVDAGNTQSDFDPLEIRRKISISASVNPLEWNGHKINLIDVPGYPDFIGDLHAIARVVEAMIIVCEAKADLDVGFELAWEVAEQHGLSKCVFVNKLERDNSDFDGLMRTLKGLYGTKVVQVQLPIGHQAAFSGVLDLLSMKVYKGKDRGEQIEDVPSGHVSEAEDLRVQMMESAAEGDDDLMMKYLDGGALTDEEIEHGLMVGTESGRVVPILLGSAHSGIGVATLLDRIVGELPSPCEQPKTLGELTLKAEPAGPLAAFVFKSTADPYVGKINYVRVYSGTLKADAHVLNINREQEERLHNIYFPHGKGQEAATEVGAGDICALAKLQDTHTGDTLTTAKDKVMIPAIEFPEPIYRIAIRPATKSDEDKLGPALTKLLEEDPTLRYVRDATIHQEILEGMGDIHLDAAIEKLKSRFGVTVETAEAKVPFKETVKGSAKAQGRHKRQTGGRGQFGDCWLELEPLERGSGFQFDNKVVGGSIPKNYIPAVEKGVREALEGGLRAGFQVVDVRATVYDGSYHEVDSSEMAFKIAGALAFRAAAEKADPTILEPIVNVEVDVPDDCVGDVVGDLNGRRGRLAGMDPVAPGKTRVRAQVPVATMTRYALDLRSITKGRGRFVQRFSHYDELPFPEQQTLIKEFEQRKAAEATDH
- a CDS encoding BNR/Asp-box repeat protein, translated to MMIPLHRRFFVNAMFPLALVGCLLAQGCQQAQPASKSELMPDQPIRALAYRFSQRLSSDGTVPKGALSRALLQREELLRRRPLHAGVFPASWTWLGPGNVGGRVRPILIHPTNPSIMWTGAVTGGVWKTLDGGASWLPMEDFLPAINIGCMAMHPSEPDTLYIGTGEGFAEWPAGTTNTAFLTGLGMYRSTDGGQNWEHLPSTSGTDFEFINRIAISPENPDVLLIATGTGVFRSTNRGANWTKVYTGFAYDVKFHPTDGTKAMAGLHDDGAAYSTNGGQTWTLASGISGHRTELCYSISNPSTVFAAVSENDRILIYRSTNGGQSFTRRTSGSGISTYSAYNNTLWVDPTNPNTLIVGGVYLYRSTDAGVTLNRTFTSVHADMHGIVHHPGFNGSTNRTVYFATDGGVYRTTDSNGSSATALNNNLGITQFYGAVMNPTTGVIVGGTQDNGTKRFNGNPQGWTNTFGGDGGHTAYDPTNSNYFYGEIQWGAIFRSTNGGSSASYIYNSSNPITDAGTSATNFITHFVVDPNNPNRILVGCRRLWRTNNAKASTTSAVSWEIIKPTIEPLRPEPPNSHFLGSNPYNISTVVIDPSNSNRVYVGYNNGQVWKSANATATSPSWQRVDDAGGPMPERWVSRICLDPNDPNRVFVAFMGWESDNVWQSLDDGATWQSASGSGLVRLPEAPVSALAAHPTEPGWLYAGTDIGLFTSVDFGENWSTLQQGPATVPIDELHFVDSSRLLAVTHGRGIYVATIAPAVDPISPDILSVYFGILKQGGLPWLYLSDDKRVVVQADLESADVRFPVDLGLLARCPYPSVSELRFRLEASATGLGLGQEIQFWNYSEWRFERVHVQAATTADSVVEVVVTNNPNRFIDPATRRMIARLSWAPDAFETAGTWSVRIDQAYWVAVR